A section of the Desulfomicrobium escambiense DSM 10707 genome encodes:
- a CDS encoding 2-oxoacid:acceptor oxidoreductase subunit alpha encodes MREELHLILGGEAGQGLDTVAGLLGKAVVRSGRHLLTVQHVMSRVRGGHNNFRMRLASRPVQGPPDTFDLLAAMSRESVDLHRERLAEGAVILVDGGWDMAPEPGLIGVPFAELAARPVFRNVALMGVLGAMLGIEADILRELVADNFRAKGDQIVSSNLDVLAASMRWAADNTPSLPLPGEGDSVTRLAMDGNQALVLGALAAGVRFCGYYPMSPATSIAEGLAQVAVDMGVVVEQAEDEIAAANMALGASFGGARSIVPTSGGGFALMTEAVSLAGVMEMPVVFAVAQRPGPATGLATRTEQADLELVLRAGHGEFHRAILAPADVADCFHLTHKAFDLAEKSQGPVFILSDQYLASAVRSVEPFDLGSLPSVAEPDLSDADPDGYHRYDWSAPVSPRRIPGHGKSLVLADCHEHDEQGHIIEAADIRVRMQDKRLAKMDVLQAEVLPPVFTGEDESDLLLVGWGSSGEVLREVAGILQGRGVKAASLCFTQVWPLAPETFLQRLHAAECVVAVEGNSTAQFARLLRETTGFHIANSVLRYDGRALTAGYVLERLAPILEAL; translated from the coding sequence GTGCGCGAAGAACTTCATCTGATACTGGGGGGAGAGGCCGGCCAGGGCCTGGACACGGTGGCCGGACTCCTGGGCAAGGCCGTGGTCCGTTCCGGACGCCACCTGCTGACCGTGCAGCACGTCATGTCCCGCGTGCGCGGGGGGCACAACAATTTTCGCATGCGCCTGGCGTCGCGGCCGGTGCAGGGTCCTCCCGATACCTTCGATCTGCTGGCGGCCATGAGCCGCGAGAGCGTGGACCTGCACCGGGAAAGGCTCGCCGAGGGGGCCGTCATTCTCGTCGACGGCGGCTGGGACATGGCGCCCGAACCCGGCCTCATAGGCGTTCCCTTCGCTGAGCTTGCCGCACGGCCGGTATTCCGCAACGTGGCCCTGATGGGCGTGCTCGGCGCCATGCTCGGCATCGAGGCGGACATCCTGCGGGAGCTTGTGGCGGACAACTTCCGGGCCAAGGGCGACCAGATCGTGTCCAGCAACCTGGATGTCCTGGCCGCGTCCATGCGGTGGGCCGCGGACAACACGCCGTCTCTGCCCCTGCCGGGCGAGGGCGACTCCGTGACCCGGCTGGCCATGGACGGCAACCAGGCCCTGGTTCTGGGCGCCCTGGCCGCCGGGGTGCGCTTCTGCGGCTACTACCCCATGTCGCCGGCCACCTCCATCGCCGAGGGGTTGGCGCAGGTGGCCGTGGACATGGGCGTGGTGGTGGAGCAGGCCGAGGATGAGATCGCGGCGGCCAACATGGCCCTGGGCGCGTCCTTTGGCGGGGCCCGCAGCATCGTGCCCACTTCGGGCGGCGGCTTTGCCCTGATGACCGAGGCGGTCAGCCTGGCCGGGGTTATGGAGATGCCCGTGGTCTTCGCCGTGGCCCAGCGTCCCGGCCCGGCCACGGGCCTGGCCACGCGCACGGAGCAGGCCGACCTGGAGCTGGTCCTGCGCGCCGGCCACGGCGAGTTCCACCGCGCCATCCTGGCTCCGGCCGATGTTGCGGACTGCTTTCACCTCACGCACAAGGCCTTCGACCTGGCCGAGAAATCCCAGGGGCCGGTCTTCATCCTCTCGGACCAGTACCTGGCCAGCGCCGTGCGGTCCGTAGAGCCCTTCGACCTCGGCTCCCTGCCGTCCGTGGCAGAGCCCGACCTGAGCGACGCGGACCCGGACGGCTACCACCGTTACGACTGGTCCGCGCCCGTTTCGCCGCGCCGCATCCCGGGCCACGGCAAGAGCCTGGTCCTGGCCGACTGCCACGAGCATGACGAGCAGGGGCACATCATCGAGGCCGCGGACATCCGCGTGCGCATGCAGGACAAGCGCCTGGCCAAGATGGACGTGCTGCAGGCGGAGGTCCTGCCGCCCGTCTTCACGGGCGAGGACGAGTCCGACCTGCTCTTGGTGGGCTGGGGCTCCTCGGGCGAAGTCCTGCGCGAAGTCGCAGGAATTCTGCAGGGGCGGGGCGTCAAAGCCGCGAGCCTGTGCTTCACCCAGGTCTGGCCCCTGGCGCCCGAAACCTTCCTGCAGCGCCTGCACGCGGCGGAATGCGTGGTGGCCGTGGAGGGCAACAGCACGGCTCAGTTCGCGCGGCTGCTGCGCGAGACCACGGGTTTCCACATCGCCAACTCCGTCCTGCGCTACGACGGCCGGGCCCTGACGGCCGGCTACGTCCTGGAGCGCCTGGCGCCCATCCTGGAGGCATTATGA